The following are encoded together in the Osmia lignaria lignaria isolate PbOS001 chromosome 13, iyOsmLign1, whole genome shotgun sequence genome:
- the Marf gene encoding mitochondrial assembly regulatory factor, with protein sequence MAAYINRTMSMIGGDSHLRSTDIRTDNSPLQIFVKAKKKINDIFVEIEDYVQDTVGFIKSLKTEHQIVTTDEAQTIESYVKKVHAIRDVLMRDHMKVAFFGRTSNGKSTVINAMLRDKILPSGIGHTTNCFLQVEGSDNGEAYLITEGSTEKQPVQSVGQLGHALCKEKLCESHLVRIFWPKEKCLLLRDDVVFVDSPGVDVTPNLDEWIDKHCLDADVFVLVANAESTLMVTEKNFFHKVSTKLSKPNIFILNNRWDASASEPEFFEQVRAQHQDRAVDFLSRELKVYTPKDAEERVFFISAKETLQARIQEQRGQPAHNGALAEGFQNRYFEFQDFERKFEECISKSAVKTKFEQHSQRGKHIATEIRQTLDEILERTQKMKNEQLHVKKDVHDKLNFTEQQLMLLTQEMKDKIHHMVEDVEQRVSKALSEEIRRLAVLVDEFSVPFHTDPLVLNVYKRELHTHVENGLGSNLRARLSTALALNIENSQREMTERMANLLPENKRQMSLNILPRREPFEILYRLNCDNLCADFHEDLEFRFSWGIIAIINRFAGKQGKRLAIANYPQDVPPPLMSPAESVDSIKLMSSAPAFSQRSDDWSLATKIAVASITSQGTMGGLIVAGFMLKTIGWRLIAVTGAIYGALYLYERLTWTNKAKEREFKRQYVSHATKKLKLIVDLTSANCSHQVQQELSSTFARLCHLIDETTTEMDSELKNIASTIRILEEATSSAKVLRNKANYLTNELDLFDAAYLKSLN encoded by the exons ATGGCTGCCTACATCAATCGTACAATGTCCATGATTGGAGGAGACAGCCACTTAAGATCAACAGATATAAGAACTGATAATTCTCCTCTTCAGATCTTTGTTAAAGCCAAGAAAAAGATCAACGATATATTTGTGGAAATAGAAGACTATGTACAGGACACTGTGGGATTCATAAAAT CATTGAAAACAGAGCATCAGATCGTTACCACTGATGAAGCACAAACAATTGAGAGTTATGTTAAAAAAGTTCATGCAATTAGAGATGTTCTCATGAGAGATCACATGAAAGTAGCATTTTTTGGAAG AACTAGCAATGGGAAAAGTACAGTCATTAATGCAATGTTACGTGACAAGATTTTACCAAGTGGTATAGGACACACAACAAATTGTTTCTTACAAGTAGAAGGTTCAGACAATGGTGAAGCTTATCTTATTACGGAAGGATCTACCGAAAAGCAACCTGTTCAATCGGTTGGTCAGTTAGGTCATGCTCTCTGTAAAGAAAAGTTGTGCGAGAGTCATTTGGTGAGAATATTTTGGCCAAAGGAAAAATGTTTACTATTACGAGATGATGTGGTATTTGTTGATAGTCCTGGAGTAGATGTAACACCTAATTTAGATGAATGGATTGATAAACACTGCTTGGATGCAGATGTTTTTGTTCTGGTAGCCAATGCTGAATCTACTTTAATGGTTACT GAAAAAAACTTTTTCCACAAAGTGTCTACAAAATTATctaaaccaaatatttttattcttaataatcGATGGGATGCATCTGCTTCCGAACCAGAGTTCTTTGAACAG GTAAGGGCGCAACATCAAGATAGGGCCGTCGACTTTTTATCAAGAGAATTAAAAGTTTATACTCCTAAGGATGCTGAAGAACGAGTGTTCTTCATTTCAGCAAAAGAAACTCTACAAGCTCGTATACAAGAACAACGGGGACAGCCTGCTCACA ATGGTGCGTTAGCAGAAGGATTCCAAAATCGCTATTTCGAATTCCAAGATTTCGAACGAAAATTTGAAGAATGTATCTCCAAGTCTGCTGTAAAAACGAAGTTTGAACAGCATTCTCAACGTGGAAAACATATCGCCAC GGAAATTCGACAAACGTTAGACGAAATACTAGAAAGAACGCAAAAGATGAAAAACGAACAATTACACGTTAAAAAAGACGTTCATGACAAATTAAATTTCACCGAACAACAGTTAATGTTGCTAACCCAAGAAATGAAAGACAAAATTCATCATATGGTAGAGGATGTGGAACAGAGAGTATCGAAAGCTTTGAGCGAAGAAATTCGTAGATTAGCTGTACTTGTTGACGAATTTAGTGTTCCTTTTCATACTGATCCATTAGTTCTAAATGTATATAAACGGGAACTCCATACCCATGTGGAAAATGGTTTAG GTTCTAACTTAAGAGCAAGGCTCAGTACAGCATTGGctttaaatatagaaaattcacAAAGGGAAATGACGGAACGAATGGCAAACTTACTGCCAGAAAATAAGAGgcaaatgtcattgaacatttTACCAAGAAGAGAGCCATTCGAAATCTTGTACAGATTAAATTGTGACAATTTGTGTGCTGATTTTCATGAGGATTTAGAATTCCGATTCTCTTGGGGAATTATAGCTATAATTAATAGGTTTGCGGGAAAGCAAGGGAAAAGATTAGCTATTGCTAATTATCCACAGGAT GTACCACCACCTCTTATGAGTCCTGCAGAAAGTGTCGATTCTATAAAATTGATGTCAAGTGCCCCAGCTTTTTCACAAAGATCAGATGACTGGTCATTGGCTACTAAAATTGCAGTAGCATCCATCACATCTCAGGGTACTATGGGAGGACTTATAGTTGCTGGTTTT ATGTTGAAAACAATTGGTTGGAGGCTTATAGCTGTAACTGGTGCTATATACGGTGCTTTGTATCTTTACGAACGATTAACATGGACTAATAAAGCAAAAGAGCGCGAATTTAAGCGTCAATATGTGTCCCACGCTACAAAGAAATTAAAACTAATTGTAGATCTGACATCTGCAAATTGTAGCCATCAAGTACAACA GGAGCTGTCTAGCACATTTGCACGTCTGTGTCATTTAATAGACGAAACGACAACTGAAATGGATTCTGAACTGAAAAACATTGCGAGTACAATTCGAATACTTGAAGAAGCAACCAGTAGCGCTAAGGTTTTACGAAATAAGGCTAATTATTTAACTAATGAGCTCGATTTATTTGATGCAGCATACTTAAAGTCGTTGAATTAA
- the TpnCI gene encoding troponin C type I isoform X1, which yields MVCSIDDIADELPPEQIAVLRKAFDSFDREKSGSIPTDMVADILRLMGQPFNKKILDELIEEVDADKSGRLEFEEFVTLAAKFIVEEDAEALEKELREAFRLYDKEGNGYIPTTCLREILRELDDQLTDEELDIMIEEIDSDGSGTVDFDEFMEMMTGE from the exons ATGGTATGTTCTATTGATGATATC GCCGACGAACTTCCCCCTGAACAAATTGCTG TCCTTCGCAAAGCGTTCGACAGCTTCGACAGGGAGAAAAGTGGCAGTATTCCCACCGACATGGTGGCCGACATCCTAAGATTAATGGGTCAACCGTTCAACAAGAAGATCCTGGATGAGCTGATCGAGGAAGTCGACGCGGACA AATCAGGACGCCTCGAATTCGAAGAGTTCGTCACATTGGCTGCTAAATTCATCGTCGAAGAGGATGCGGAAGCATTGGAGAAGGAACTTCGAGAAGCTTTCAGGCTCTACGACAAAGAag GAAATGGCTACATACCAACTACATGCTTGCGTGAAATCTTGAGAGAACTGGATGATCAACTGACCGACGAGGAATTGGATATCATGATTGAGGAGATCGACTCCGATGGATCTGGCACCGTTGACTTTGATG AATTCATGGAGATGATGACCGGAGAATAA
- the LOC117601961 gene encoding uncharacterized protein LOC117601961, producing MCNISTRLDNLNQQLMIISKLQNMEEECNICSIPSCKKCSIHNFGKLYHCAHHILSFKEQCNKFNDKCISYNDSKRKIPCNSRSCKTRRKLLLCRDIKLAEVQTDLKDDIQVSKGSTVNTKNNTISQDHVQVPEKSHKSNQISLNSQSFKTSVTDKVVDTYEEKNEQTIPTKDNSHTEASTNNSNGSIMQLEAPSKETAQTEVDRNFIEENNGLKEFYYNPEDIYRDINSFERIQKELLDERRRTVQLEKKLKSLTCNLKCLKEEQRAACLRNAVETTDQEIEVAVKESKAETDLVRNTEEQLLNEISRLQQQIIEVAHANTALSQERDHLKNKLQSYSEEETRRCEEVEREVNRMKQAAKEKEDAVNTERTEFMDMIMELTNVIKIQKRRICEVTGICNNQQHTLQERDKELLEKNSALLEVKQMLESSNCVCKELEEKIEDLKYGLCEERKACDCLKQELETLTENHSSELRIKEKIVEEQNKTISKQKKLLHDSEEMAQQVACEFDQLKDELHKEKQRNKSLQLTLDKTDTELNNAYLSQCEQCRKFIDEIDYLKKEKQRALTVAKLAYQKLHQSIKQYQTKLVYERQQYRYMVSIVNKKEQEIGCLKNQICQYNGRSLKNVNGYIT from the exons ATGTGCAATATTTCAACACGTTTAGATAACTTAAATCAACAACTTATgattatttctaaattacaaaACATGGAAGAAGAATGTAACATATGCTCTATTCCATCATGTAAAAAG TGCAGTATACATAACTTTGGTAAACTGTACCATTGTGCCCATCACATTTTATCTTTTAAAGAACAATGCAATAAATTTAATGATAAGTGCATTTCATATAATGACAGTAAAAGGAAGATACCATGCAATTCAAGATCATGTAAAACACGTAGAAAATTACTTCTCTGTAGAGATATTAAATTAGCTGAAG TTCAAACAGATTTAAAAGATGATATACAAGTATCCAAAGGTTCAACTGTTAAtactaaaaataatacaattagtCAGGACCATGTACAAGTGCCAGAGAAATCACATAAATCTAATCAAATAAGTTTAAACTCACAATCGTTTAAAACATCTGTTACCGATAAAGTAGTTGATACATATGAAGAGAAAAATGAACAAACCATTCCTACCAAAGATAATTCGCATACTGAAGCAAGTACAAATAATTCAAATGGAAGTATTATGCAACTTGAGGCACCAAGTAAAGAAACAGCTCAAACTGAAGTGGATAGAAATTTTATCGAAGAAAATAATGGATTAAAGGAATTCTATTACAATCCTGAAGATATTTACAGAGACATAAATTCTTTTGAAAGAATTCAAAAG GAGCTCTTAGATGAAAGAAGACGTACCGTACAAttagagaaaaaattaaaatctttgacCTGTAACTTGAAATGCTTGAAAGAAGAACAAAGGGCAGCTTGTTTAAGAAATGCAGTAGAAACAACAGACCAAGAAATTGAAGTTGCAGTCAAAGAATCAAAAGCTGAGACAGATTTAGTTAGAAATACAGAAGAACAGTTACTGAATGAAATCTCGAGATTACAA caACAGATAATTGAAGTTGCGCATGCAAATACCGCCTTGTCCCAAGAACGTGATCATTTAAAGAACAAGTTACAATCTTACTCAGAGGAAGAAACTAGACG GTGTGAAGAGGTTGAGAGGGAAGTAAATCGAATGAAACAAGcagcaaaagagaaagaagatgcTGTGAATACAGAAAGAACAGAATTCATGGACATGATTATGGAACTTACAAATGTAATTAAGATACAGAAGAGAAGGATATGTGAAGTAACAGGTATATGTAATAATCAACAACATACATTGCAAGAGAGGGATAAAGAACTACTTGAAAAG AACAGTGCGCTGTTAGAAGTAAAACAGATGTTGGAATCAAGTAATTGCGTTTGTAAAGAATTGGAAGAAAAAATAGAGGATCTGAAGTACGGTTTGTGCGAAGAGAGAAAAGCTTGTGATTGCCTTAAACAAGAACTAGAAACTCTTACAGAAAATCATTCTTCTGaattaagaataaaagaaaagatcgTTGAAGAACAAAACAAAACCATATCAAAACAAAAAAAG TTATTGCATGACAGTGAAGAAATGGCACAGCAAGTTGCTTGTGAATTTGATCAACTCAAAGATGAATTGCATAAAGAAAAACAGAGAAACAAATCGTTGCAATTAACGCTGGATAAAACCGATACCGAATTAAATAATGCGTATCTATCACAATGTGAACAATGTAGAAAATTTATAGACGAAATAGATtacttgaagaaagaaaaacagaggGCATTAACAGTTGCAAAACTTGCATATCAAAAATTACATCAGTCTATTAAACAATATCAGACAAAACTTGTTTATGAAAGGCAGCAGTATAGATACATGGTATCTATTGTTAacaaaaaagaacaagaaataggatgtttaaaaaatcaaatatgtCAATATAATGGAAGATCTCTTAAAAATGTTAATGGTTATATTACGTAA
- the Coa8 gene encoding cytochrome c oxidase assembly factor 8: protein MAGICNYIQVKHCNKAVRLFSTKVSSNLKAPTQADLIGPPDPVSNLRPIIFARSKNESNLEKKYREAREDTQLWNEHFWKKHNTSFIQERKQFQKDLKAQGKESITADDMSVFYKEFLDKNWQTHLNYNIAWYKRNLKLLFLEIRVRLTKLKFK from the exons ATGGCTGGAATATGTAATTACATACAAGTAAAACATTGTAATAAAGCAGTGAGGTTGTTTAGCACA AAAGTATCTTCTAACCTAAAAGCTCCTACGCAAGCTGACCTAATTGGACCGCCTGACCCAGTTTCGAATTTAAGACCCATAATATTTGCAAGATCTAAAAATGAAAGTAACTTAGAGAAGAAATACAGGGAAGCCAGAGAAGATACGCAGCTTTGGAATGAACATTTCTGGAAAAAGCATAATACGAGTTTTATACag GAAAGGAAACAATTTCAAAAAGACCTGAAGGCACAAGGAAAAGAGTCAATTACTGCAGATGACATGTCagtattttataaagaatttttAGACAAAAATTGGCAAACTCATTTAAACTATAATATTGCATGGTATAAAAGGAAccttaaattattatttcttgaaATAAGGGTACGActtactaaattaaaatttaagtaa
- the TpnCI gene encoding troponin C type I isoform X2 yields the protein MADELPPEQIAVLRKAFDSFDREKSGSIPTDMVADILRLMGQPFNKKILDELIEEVDADKSGRLEFEEFVTLAAKFIVEEDAEALEKELREAFRLYDKEGNGYIPTTCLREILRELDDQLTDEELDIMIEEIDSDGSGTVDFDEFMEMMTGE from the exons ATG GCCGACGAACTTCCCCCTGAACAAATTGCTG TCCTTCGCAAAGCGTTCGACAGCTTCGACAGGGAGAAAAGTGGCAGTATTCCCACCGACATGGTGGCCGACATCCTAAGATTAATGGGTCAACCGTTCAACAAGAAGATCCTGGATGAGCTGATCGAGGAAGTCGACGCGGACA AATCAGGACGCCTCGAATTCGAAGAGTTCGTCACATTGGCTGCTAAATTCATCGTCGAAGAGGATGCGGAAGCATTGGAGAAGGAACTTCGAGAAGCTTTCAGGCTCTACGACAAAGAag GAAATGGCTACATACCAACTACATGCTTGCGTGAAATCTTGAGAGAACTGGATGATCAACTGACCGACGAGGAATTGGATATCATGATTGAGGAGATCGACTCCGATGGATCTGGCACCGTTGACTTTGATG AATTCATGGAGATGATGACCGGAGAATAA
- the LOC117602351 gene encoding translocon-associated protein subunit gamma has translation MSGKSKAFTKEEELLLQDFSRNVSTKSSALFYGNAFIVSAIPIWLFWRIHLIDIYANLISFVLVTLASTYALALAYKNTKFVLKHKIAVKREDAVTKEMNRKLAEDKKMSKKEKDERILWKKNEVADYEATTFSIFYNNALFLALVIVSSFYILKTFTPAVNYILSVGATSALLALLSTGSQ, from the exons ATGTCAGGAAAATCGAAAGCATTCACTAAAGAAGAAGAACTTCTTCTTCAAGATTTCTCACGGAATGTTTCCACTAAATCTTCGGCTTTGTTTTATGGCAATGCTTTCATCGTTTCAGCGATCCCCATCT GGCTTTTCTGGAGAATTCATCTGATCGACATATATGCTAATCTAATTTCCTTCGTTCTAGTTACATTAGCAAGCACATATGCTTTAGCTCTTGCTTATAAAAATACCAAGTTTGTTCTTAAACATAAG ATTGCAGTGAAAAGGGAAGATGCAGTGACTAAGGAGATGAATAGAAAGTTAGCAGAAGATAAGAAAATGagcaagaaagagaaagatgaaaG AATCTTGTGGAAGAAAAATGAAGTAGCTGATTATGAAGCAACAACATTTTCAATCTTCTACAACAATGCCTTATTCTTAGCTCTTGTTATTGTATCTTCATTCTACATTTTAAAGACATTTACTCCAGCTGTGAATTACATACTTTCCGTTGGTGCAACAAGTGCATTGTTAGCACTACTATCGACTGGATCTCAATAA
- the LOC117602342 gene encoding protein claret segregational, whose translation MESRLPKPKIGVTSILSTTNVKMENQKITKDQSREPHTSSASISENLKKAKSTLNMNLKCTNENKLPPRGNLTRSKTLSSITTRATKRPATAPTTQIEAKKPFTKPSVKSTVNTRSGIILTNKVTNRIIQDASTKKIQNNTVVKPSKWDLKGRLAHTNDALSNMRQKYNETTLKYNELQEQVNSLKANENVYKSKAEEYENLNKALDNELKQLKMEMDKVQEERESLFKRLMESEKSFKNVSNKLRECQETYESQKVLLVKHESVIQDLESNLGTQVKINEELTTVKNELQSLVHTMDKDRRILHNAIQELKGNIRVFCRVRPRTPNELEKPLCAMNFIDECTIEVGKSDGSDAVSCSGKLRGIRQEFSFDKVFPPTAKQEHIFEELSMLVQSALEGYNVCVFAYGQTGSGKTYTMEGLPGSETEGMIPRTVRHIFQEMKQFELLGWEYEIEASFLEIYNEHIVDLLDYQQKIHEIRMADSKGHDLYVSNLKIEKIHNPDELHECLLIAQRNRAVAATQSNERSSRSHSVARIRLIGIHRLRGEISVGNLNLVDLAGSERLKGEETVRLAETKNINKSLANLGNVILALLKKQEHIPYRNSKLTHLLMPSLGGNSKTLMLLNISPLEECYNETLNSLRFASNVNSCKTGNVKRARTVLQNTM comes from the exons ATGGAATCACGTTTACCAAAACCAAAGATTGGAGTAACATCAATACTTAGTACAACGAATGTGAAAATGGAAaatcaaaaaataacaaaggACCAAAGCCGAGAGCCTCATACTAGTTCTGCTAGTATTTCTGAGAATTTGAAAAAAGCCAAAAGTACGCTGAATATGAACCTTAAATGTACAAATGAAAATAAGCTGCCACCAAGGGGAAACCTTACCAGATCAAAAACTTTGTCGTCTATTACTACTAGGGCTACAAAAAGGCCAGCTACTGCTCCTACTACACAAATAGAGGCTAAAAAACCATTTACTAAGCCTTCTGTTAAGTCTACAGTAAATACACGATCTGGCattatattaacaaataaaGTTACTAACAGAATCATTCAAGATGCTTCAACTAAAAAGATTCAAAATAATACTGTAGTTAAGCCTTCTAAATGGGATTTAAAGGGTAGATTGGCTCATACAAATGATGCTTTGTCCAATATGCGACAGAAATACAATGAAACTACATTAAAGTACAATGAACTTCAAGAACAAGTAAACAGTTTGAAAGCAAATGAGAATGTATATAAATCAAAAGCAGAGGagtatgaaaatttaaataaagcatTAGATAACGAGCTTAAACAATTGAAAATGGAAATGGACAAAGtacaagaagaaagagaaagtttATTTAAACGTTTAATGGAATCAGAAAAGTCCTTCAAAAACGTTTCAAACAAGCTACGAGAATGTCAAGAAACGTATGAATCTCAAAAAGTGTTGCTAGTGAAACACGAATCTGTAATACAAGATCTAGAATCAAATTTGGGAACTCAGGTAAAGATCAATGAAGAATTGACTACAGTTAAAAACGAGTTACAATCGTTAGTTCATACAATGGACAAGGATCGTAGAATTCTACATAACGCGATACAAGAACTAAAAGGAAATATTAGAGTATTTTGTAGAGTACGACCTAGAACTCCAAACGAACTTGAAAAACCATTGTGTGCAATGAACTTCATAGATGAATGCACTATTGAAGTAGGAAAATCAGATGGTTCTGATGCAGTTAGCTGTAGCGGAAAATTAAGAGGAATTAGACAAGAATTTTCGTTTGATAAAGTTTTTCCACCAACGGCTAAGCAGGAgcatatatttgaagaattatcTATGTTGGTTCAGTCTGCCTTAGAAGGATACAATGTTTGTGTCTTTGCATATGGCCAGACTGGTTCTGGTAAAACGTATACCATGGAGGGTTTACCTGGCTCTGAAACGGAAGGCATGATACCTAGAACGGTACGGCATATATTTCAAGAAATGAAACAATTTGAATTACTTGGATGGGAGTATGAAATAGAAGCTAGCTTCCTTGAAATTTATAACGAGCATATTGTCGATCTGCTTGATTATCAACAAAAAATACACGAAATCCGAATGGCCGACAGTAAAGGGCACGATTTGTACGTTAGCAACCTTAAGATAGAAAAAATACATAATCCTGACGAACTGCACGAATGTCTTCTAATTGCACAACGTAACAGAGCGGTTGCGGCTACTCAGTCGAACGAAag ATCATCAAGATCACATTCAGTAGCAAGAATAAGGCTTATTGGAATACACCGATTAAGAGGAGAGATttctgtaggaaacttaaatttaGTTGACTTAGCAGGCTCCGAAAGATTAAAAGGCGAGGAAACGGTACGACTGGCGGAAAcgaaaaacattaacaaatcgCTGGCGAACTTAGGTAATGTTATTCTTGCTCTTTTGAAGAAGCAGGAACATATTCCTTACAGAAACTCAAAACTTACTCATTTATTGATGCCATCTTTGGGTGGCAATTCAAAGACtttgatgttattaaatatatcgcCTTTAGAAGAGTGTTATAATGAAACACTGAATTCATTAAGATTTGCTAGTAACGTGAATAGTTGTAAAACAGGTAATGTGAAACGAGCGCGAACTGTTTTACAAAACACTATGTAA